Proteins encoded by one window of Homoserinimonas aerilata:
- the tpiA gene encoding triose-phosphate isomerase: MTKANGRVPFIAGNWKMNLDHLQSIAFVQKLAWSLKDARLDFDGVEVAVFPPFTDLRSVQTLVAADKLPVKYGAQDVSAHDAGAFTGEISGAFLKALDCEYVIIGHSERRTLHMEDDALVAAKVKAALKYDVTPVICVGETAEDLAEHGPSAVPVAQLTAALEGVGAGADIVVAYEPVWAIGSGQAATPEQAEQVAAALRAVVAESIGADAAAATRILYGGSVKSGNIAGFMRQPNVDGALVGGASLDVAEFSSISRFQSHVGT, from the coding sequence GTGACGAAGGCGAACGGGCGCGTCCCGTTCATCGCCGGCAACTGGAAGATGAACCTCGATCACCTGCAGTCGATCGCGTTCGTGCAGAAACTCGCATGGAGCCTCAAGGACGCCCGGCTCGACTTTGACGGCGTCGAGGTCGCGGTCTTCCCGCCGTTCACAGATCTGCGTTCGGTGCAGACCCTCGTTGCGGCAGACAAACTCCCCGTCAAATACGGAGCTCAGGATGTCTCCGCCCATGACGCCGGGGCATTCACCGGTGAGATCTCCGGGGCCTTCCTGAAGGCACTCGACTGCGAATATGTGATCATCGGTCACTCCGAGCGCCGCACGCTCCATATGGAGGATGACGCGTTAGTCGCCGCCAAGGTGAAGGCTGCGCTCAAGTACGATGTCACTCCCGTCATCTGCGTCGGTGAGACCGCAGAGGATCTCGCCGAGCACGGCCCGAGCGCGGTTCCTGTGGCCCAGCTCACCGCTGCCCTAGAGGGCGTGGGGGCGGGAGCGGATATCGTCGTCGCCTATGAGCCCGTCTGGGCCATCGGTTCAGGCCAGGCCGCGACGCCAGAGCAGGCCGAACAGGTCGCCGCTGCCCTCCGCGCCGTGGTCGCGGAGTCGATCGGGGCGGATGCAGCTGCTGCAACCCGCATTCTGTACGGCGGTTCCGTCAAGTCGGGCAACATCGCCGGCTTCATGCGCCAGCCGAACGTCGACGGCGCGCTCGTCGGCGGTGCGAGCCTCGATGTGGCCGAGTTCTCGAGCATCTCGCGGTTCCAGAGTCACGTCGGAACCTGA
- a CDS encoding phosphoglycerate kinase produces MALRTIESLGDLAGKAVVVRCDLNVPLKDGQITDDGRIRASLATLTALTDAGARVVVVSHLGRPDGAPEPKYSLAPVAARLGELLGRTVAFATDTVGESATAVVSSLDAGGVALLENLRFNPGETSKDAGERAAFAAKLAAFGDAFVSDGFGVVHRKQASVYELAEALPSAAGLLIAAELDVLDRLTERPSKPYTVVLGGSKVSDKLGVIGHLLPRVDSLLIGGGMMFTFLAALGHKVGSSLLETDQIETVRGYLDEAKRLGVTIVVPTDAVVASKFGADAEYAVKAADALEDTPWGASGLGLDIGPETAAAFAEVIRSSSTVFWNGPMGVFELEPFAEGTRTVAAALTEVDGLSVVGGGDSAAAVRALGFADEQFGHISTGGGASLEFLEGKSLPGLEVLGWHK; encoded by the coding sequence ATGGCTCTTCGCACGATCGAATCCTTGGGGGATCTTGCCGGCAAGGCGGTCGTCGTCCGCTGTGATCTGAACGTTCCTCTCAAGGACGGTCAGATCACGGACGACGGCCGCATCCGCGCGTCCCTCGCCACCCTCACTGCGCTGACGGATGCCGGCGCACGCGTCGTCGTCGTCTCGCACCTCGGACGCCCTGACGGCGCTCCGGAGCCGAAGTACAGCCTCGCTCCTGTCGCTGCCCGCCTCGGCGAGCTCCTCGGCCGTACTGTCGCCTTCGCGACGGACACTGTGGGGGAGTCGGCGACAGCCGTTGTCTCCTCACTCGACGCCGGCGGGGTGGCGCTCCTCGAGAACCTGCGCTTCAACCCGGGAGAGACCTCCAAGGACGCCGGCGAACGCGCCGCGTTCGCAGCGAAGCTTGCAGCCTTCGGTGATGCGTTCGTCTCCGACGGCTTCGGGGTCGTTCACCGCAAGCAGGCGAGTGTCTACGAGCTCGCAGAGGCGCTGCCGAGCGCAGCCGGCCTGCTCATTGCAGCAGAACTCGATGTCCTCGACCGCCTCACGGAGCGTCCGAGCAAGCCGTACACGGTCGTGCTCGGCGGGTCCAAGGTGTCCGACAAGCTGGGCGTCATCGGGCATCTGCTGCCCAGGGTCGATTCTCTGCTGATCGGCGGTGGCATGATGTTCACCTTCCTCGCGGCCCTCGGCCACAAGGTGGGATCAAGCCTTCTGGAGACCGATCAGATCGAGACCGTGCGCGGCTATCTCGACGAGGCGAAGCGGCTGGGCGTCACGATTGTGGTGCCGACGGATGCTGTGGTCGCCTCCAAGTTCGGCGCGGATGCAGAATATGCGGTCAAGGCTGCGGATGCGTTGGAAGACACCCCGTGGGGAGCTTCCGGTCTCGGCCTCGACATCGGGCCGGAGACTGCTGCGGCATTCGCCGAGGTCATCCGCTCCTCGTCGACTGTCTTCTGGAACGGCCCGATGGGCGTCTTCGAGTTGGAGCCGTTCGCGGAGGGCACCCGTACCGTGGCCGCCGCACTCACTGAGGTCGACGGCCTTTCCGTCGTCGGCGGCGGAGATTCCGCAGCCGCTGTCCGGGCGCTCGGCTTCGCCGATGAGCAGTTCGGTCATATTTCTACTGGCGGCGGTGCGAGCCTCGAGTTCCTCGAAGGCAAGAGCCTGCCCGGACTGGAGGTCCTCGGATGGCACAAGTGA
- a CDS encoding RNA polymerase-binding protein RbpA: protein MASGGSAIRGSRVGAGPMGEQDRGFQAERIRVDYWCGNGHQLSPYFLATIEPEEIPELRDCPSCGAPAGRDQANPPQVTKLEPYKTHLAYVKERRTEEEAVALLEEALVQLRARRGTVA, encoded by the coding sequence GTGGCATCAGGGGGAAGCGCCATCCGTGGCTCGCGCGTCGGCGCGGGCCCCATGGGCGAACAGGACCGCGGCTTCCAGGCCGAACGCATTCGGGTCGACTACTGGTGTGGCAATGGCCACCAGTTGAGCCCGTACTTTCTCGCGACGATCGAGCCGGAGGAGATCCCCGAGCTGCGCGACTGCCCCAGCTGCGGCGCTCCCGCTGGTCGCGACCAGGCCAATCCGCCTCAGGTCACGAAGCTCGAGCCGTACAAGACGCACCTCGCGTATGTGAAGGAGCGGCGCACTGAAGAAGAGGCGGTTGCCCTTCTCGAGGAGGCTCTCGTCCAGCTTCGCGCACGTCGTGGCACGGTCGCATAG
- a CDS encoding glucose-6-phosphate dehydrogenase assembly protein OpcA, giving the protein MIIDLPDTTGSKISKALVTIREEGGAVALGRVLTLVIATDLGKEEQAIEAANDASREHPMRVIVVSTPVDGGTAGGARLDAQIRVGGDAGASEVIVLKAFGENAANAEGLVMGLLLPDAPVVAWWPGRAPEVVSTSPIGRIAQRRITDSAAQADPGAFLDSLAESYAPGDTDFAWTRLTLWRAQLAAVLDQPPFEPIVAVRVSGSSDSPSTLLLAAWLQKQLQVEVECDLTEPDDFSGIHGVVLTRSSGDISLDRVHLPVATLSQPGQPMQDISLPRRSLRDCLAEELRRLDPDDLFGEVITKGLGELAQSSSRK; this is encoded by the coding sequence ATGATCATCGACCTTCCCGACACAACGGGCAGCAAGATCTCGAAGGCGCTCGTGACCATCCGAGAGGAAGGCGGCGCCGTCGCTCTGGGCCGCGTGCTCACGCTTGTGATCGCGACGGACCTGGGCAAGGAGGAGCAGGCGATCGAGGCCGCCAACGACGCCTCCCGCGAGCACCCGATGCGGGTGATCGTCGTCTCGACTCCTGTCGACGGCGGTACAGCCGGGGGCGCCAGACTCGACGCGCAGATCCGCGTCGGCGGCGACGCCGGAGCGAGTGAGGTCATCGTGCTCAAGGCGTTCGGCGAGAACGCCGCCAACGCGGAGGGTCTCGTCATGGGGCTGCTGCTCCCTGACGCCCCCGTTGTGGCGTGGTGGCCGGGCCGGGCACCAGAGGTGGTTTCGACCTCGCCCATCGGCCGCATCGCACAGCGCCGGATCACCGACTCGGCCGCGCAGGCCGATCCGGGCGCATTCCTCGACTCCCTCGCCGAAAGCTACGCCCCGGGCGACACCGACTTCGCCTGGACCAGGCTCACCCTGTGGCGGGCGCAACTCGCGGCAGTGCTCGACCAGCCTCCTTTCGAACCCATCGTCGCGGTCAGGGTGAGCGGATCATCCGACTCACCGTCGACGCTGTTGCTCGCCGCATGGCTGCAGAAGCAGCTGCAGGTCGAGGTCGAATGCGACCTCACCGAGCCCGACGACTTCTCAGGAATTCACGGCGTCGTGCTCACCCGGTCCTCCGGCGACATCAGCCTCGACCGGGTACACCTCCCCGTCGCCACCCTTTCGCAGCCGGGCCAGCCCATGCAGGACATTTCGCTTCCCCGGCGGAGCCTGCGAGACTGTCTTGCAGAAGAGTTGCGGCGACTCGACCCGGATGACCTCTTCGGCGAGGTCATCACGAAGGGCCTCGGCGAACTCGCACAGTCCTCCTCGCGAAAGTAG
- a CDS encoding glucose-6-phosphate isomerase produces the protein MSFDITVSGAAAEAVDRIVPQLVSDLVASRITAQDPSLWGAAAEDEASKRLGWTEAVVVSEGLVGDIIALRDHLRSVGVNHIVLGGMGGSSLAPEVITRTAGVPLTVLDATDPSQVLSALRDRLATTAVVISSKSGSTVETDSQKRVYEKAFRDAGIDPTDRIVIVTDPGSPLDQAARADGYRVFNADPAVGGRYSALTAFGLVPSGLAGVDIAALLDEASSVAGRLAVDRPDNPGLILGAAMAGTRPLRDKLAIVPDGTYIVGFADWAEQLIAESTGKEGRGVLPVVLGKDSPEVSLGLPDVQIVRLVESARETEEVIEGEIEISGTLGAQLLVWEYAVVIAGRLLGINPFDQPDVESAKIATRGLLDDRPEPTAPVFSEGTIEVRGTADVVAGEQTLDAVIDRLLASVPENGYISIQAYLDRHAHPRLERLRDRIAARTKRPVTFGWGPRFLHSTGQFHKGGPAVGVFLQLVGTASEDLEIPERPFTFGQLIQAQAAGDASVLAEHGRPVLTLTLGEPVADVPRLLETISQ, from the coding sequence GTGAGTTTCGACATCACGGTCAGCGGGGCAGCCGCTGAAGCCGTGGATCGGATCGTGCCGCAGCTGGTGAGCGATCTGGTCGCCTCCCGCATCACGGCGCAGGATCCCTCGCTCTGGGGTGCGGCCGCAGAGGATGAGGCTTCGAAGCGGCTCGGCTGGACCGAGGCCGTCGTCGTGTCCGAGGGGCTCGTCGGCGACATCATCGCCCTGCGTGATCACCTTCGTTCCGTCGGCGTCAACCACATCGTGCTCGGAGGTATGGGCGGATCCTCGCTCGCCCCCGAGGTGATCACCCGGACCGCCGGTGTCCCGCTCACGGTGCTCGACGCGACCGACCCGTCCCAGGTGCTCTCGGCACTGCGCGACAGGCTCGCCACGACCGCCGTCGTCATCTCCTCGAAGTCGGGCTCGACGGTTGAGACCGACAGCCAGAAGCGTGTCTACGAGAAGGCGTTCCGCGACGCGGGAATCGACCCCACCGATCGCATCGTCATCGTGACCGACCCGGGATCCCCTCTCGATCAGGCTGCGCGTGCCGACGGCTACCGCGTGTTCAATGCGGACCCTGCTGTCGGCGGGCGCTATTCCGCGCTCACCGCGTTCGGCCTCGTCCCGTCCGGTCTTGCCGGAGTCGACATCGCCGCACTCCTCGACGAGGCCTCCTCCGTCGCGGGCAGACTCGCCGTCGACCGCCCCGACAACCCGGGCCTGATCCTCGGCGCCGCCATGGCTGGTACGCGCCCGCTGCGCGACAAGCTCGCCATCGTGCCCGACGGCACCTACATCGTCGGGTTCGCCGATTGGGCCGAGCAGCTCATCGCCGAGTCCACCGGCAAGGAGGGCCGGGGTGTGCTGCCCGTCGTTCTGGGCAAGGACTCCCCCGAGGTCTCCCTCGGACTCCCCGATGTGCAGATCGTGCGCCTCGTCGAGAGCGCCCGTGAGACCGAAGAGGTCATCGAAGGCGAGATCGAGATCAGCGGCACGCTCGGCGCGCAGCTTCTCGTGTGGGAGTACGCCGTCGTCATCGCAGGACGCCTCCTCGGAATCAACCCCTTCGATCAGCCCGACGTCGAATCGGCGAAGATCGCCACCCGTGGGCTGCTCGACGACCGCCCGGAGCCGACCGCTCCGGTCTTCAGCGAGGGCACCATCGAGGTTCGCGGAACGGCCGACGTCGTGGCAGGAGAGCAGACGCTCGATGCCGTGATCGACCGGCTGCTCGCATCAGTTCCTGAGAACGGCTACATCTCGATCCAGGCCTATCTCGACCGTCATGCCCACCCTCGCCTCGAACGGCTCCGCGATCGCATCGCGGCCCGCACGAAGCGGCCCGTCACCTTCGGGTGGGGGCCCCGCTTCCTGCACTCCACCGGCCAGTTCCACAAGGGTGGGCCCGCCGTCGGAGTCTTTCTGCAACTCGTCGGAACGGCATCCGAGGATCTTGAGATCCCCGAGCGTCCATTCACCTTCGGGCAGCTCATCCAGGCCCAGGCGGCAGGCGACGCGAGCGTGCTCGCGGAGCACGGACGCCCGGTTCTCACCCTGACCCTGGGCGAACCCGTCGCCGACGTTCCCCGACTGCTGGAGACCATCAGCCAATGA
- the pgl gene encoding 6-phosphogluconolactonase, whose product MSIHRQVIIHESKDALVSAVASRFIRTVARIQAEKPLVNVVLTGGTVGIGILAGVNASPDRDSIDWERIALWWGDERWVPRGHADRNEQQALDALLSHVAIPEQNIHTMPSSDEGIELDAAAAQYAATLRENAEAGAELPHFDVTFLGMGPDGHIASLFPHRGELAEASSPVIAIRDSPKPPPERISLALDTINSSERVWLALAGTDKASPLGLALAGVSPNLVPAAGVEGRRRTVFFVDDDASADVPRDLIAAEY is encoded by the coding sequence ATGAGCATTCATCGTCAGGTCATCATCCACGAGAGCAAGGATGCGCTCGTCTCCGCAGTGGCGAGCCGATTCATCCGAACTGTCGCACGCATCCAGGCAGAGAAACCTCTCGTCAACGTCGTGCTCACCGGGGGAACCGTCGGAATCGGTATCCTCGCGGGTGTGAACGCCTCGCCCGACCGCGACTCAATCGACTGGGAGCGGATCGCGCTGTGGTGGGGAGACGAGCGCTGGGTGCCGCGCGGCCATGCCGATCGCAACGAACAGCAGGCGCTCGATGCGCTGCTGAGTCACGTCGCCATCCCCGAGCAGAACATCCACACCATGCCCTCCTCCGACGAGGGGATCGAATTGGATGCCGCCGCAGCGCAGTATGCCGCGACCCTTCGTGAGAACGCCGAGGCTGGCGCGGAACTCCCCCACTTCGACGTGACCTTCCTCGGCATGGGGCCGGATGGTCACATCGCGTCCCTGTTCCCGCACCGAGGCGAGCTCGCCGAGGCGAGCTCACCGGTCATCGCCATAAGAGACTCCCCCAAGCCGCCTCCGGAGCGGATCAGTCTCGCGCTCGACACCATCAACAGTTCCGAGCGTGTGTGGCTGGCCCTTGCGGGTACTGACAAGGCCTCACCGCTCGGCTTGGCGCTGGCCGGAGTGAGCCCGAACCTGGTTCCCGCTGCGGGAGTGGAAGGACGGCGACGCACCGTCTTCTTCGTTGATGACGACGCATCCGCTGATGTTCCTCGCGACCTCATCGCCGCCGAGTACTGA
- the zwf gene encoding glucose-6-phosphate dehydrogenase: protein MTPVEITPDFNPLRLPSDRRLNRIAGPSALIIFGVTGDLSRKKLMPAVYDLANRGLLPPGFALVGFARREWEDQDFEKVVHDSVKQYARTPFDEDVWAQLAQGIRFVQGEFDDDAAFEKLKQTLEQLDRDRGTMGNHAFYLSIPPKSFPQVTEQLRRSGLAEQKDGQWRRVVIEKPFGSDLTTARELNSVVESVFPPDSVFRIDHYLGKETVQNILALRFANQLFEPLWNANHVDHIQITMAEDIGVGGRAGYYDGIGAARDVIQNHLLQLLALTAMEEPVSFDAASLRAEKEKVLSAITLPEDLSTVTARGQYSSGWQGGEEVVGFLEEDGMNPESLTETYAAIRLDIGTRRWSGVPFYLRAGKRLGRRVTEIAVMFKRAPQSLFADSQTSALGQNALVIRVQPDEGVTIRFGSKVPGAGMQVRDVTMDFGYGHAFTEASPEAYERLILDVLLGDPPLFPRHEEVELSWKILDPIEHYWATQGQPEQYRPGTWGPSSADELLARDGRTWRRP, encoded by the coding sequence ATGACCCCGGTGGAGATCACCCCCGACTTCAACCCGCTGCGACTCCCCTCCGATCGGCGCCTGAACCGCATCGCAGGTCCGAGCGCGCTCATCATCTTCGGTGTCACGGGCGACCTGTCGCGCAAGAAGCTCATGCCCGCGGTGTATGACCTTGCAAACCGCGGCCTCCTTCCGCCCGGTTTCGCGCTCGTGGGATTCGCACGACGCGAATGGGAGGATCAGGACTTCGAGAAGGTCGTGCACGACTCGGTCAAGCAGTACGCGCGCACGCCGTTCGACGAAGACGTCTGGGCCCAGCTGGCCCAGGGCATCCGCTTCGTCCAGGGAGAATTCGACGACGATGCGGCATTCGAGAAGCTCAAGCAGACGCTTGAACAGCTCGACCGCGATCGCGGCACGATGGGCAATCACGCCTTCTACCTGTCGATCCCGCCGAAGTCGTTCCCGCAGGTCACCGAGCAGCTTCGCCGCTCCGGCCTCGCCGAGCAGAAGGACGGACAGTGGCGCCGCGTCGTCATCGAGAAGCCCTTCGGAAGCGACCTCACCACCGCCCGTGAGTTGAACTCCGTCGTCGAGTCGGTCTTCCCGCCCGACTCTGTCTTCAGGATCGACCACTACCTGGGCAAGGAGACGGTGCAGAACATCCTTGCGCTGCGTTTCGCCAACCAGCTCTTCGAGCCGCTGTGGAACGCCAACCATGTCGATCACATCCAGATCACCATGGCGGAGGACATCGGAGTGGGCGGCCGCGCCGGCTACTACGACGGAATCGGGGCGGCGCGCGACGTCATCCAGAACCACCTGCTGCAGCTCCTCGCCCTCACGGCGATGGAGGAGCCCGTCAGCTTCGATGCCGCATCTCTCCGCGCAGAGAAGGAGAAGGTGCTCTCGGCGATCACCCTGCCCGAAGACCTGAGCACCGTCACAGCACGGGGCCAGTACTCCTCGGGCTGGCAGGGCGGCGAAGAGGTCGTCGGCTTCCTCGAAGAAGACGGGATGAATCCCGAATCGCTCACGGAGACCTACGCCGCCATCAGACTCGACATCGGCACAAGACGGTGGAGTGGTGTGCCGTTCTACCTCCGCGCAGGTAAACGACTCGGCCGTCGCGTCACCGAGATCGCCGTCATGTTCAAGCGTGCCCCGCAGAGCCTGTTCGCCGACAGTCAGACCTCGGCCCTCGGCCAGAACGCGCTCGTGATCCGCGTCCAGCCCGATGAGGGTGTGACCATTCGATTCGGATCGAAGGTTCCGGGCGCAGGCATGCAGGTGCGCGACGTGACGATGGACTTCGGATACGGGCACGCCTTCACAGAGGCCAGCCCCGAAGCCTACGAGCGGCTCATCCTCGATGTTCTCCTCGGAGACCCACCCCTCTTCCCCCGGCACGAAGAGGTCGAACTGAGCTGGAAGATCCTCGACCCCATCGAGCATTACTGGGCGACGCAGGGACAACCGGAACAGTACCGACCCGGCACCTGGGGGCCGAGCTCGGCCGACGAACTACTCGCCCGCGACGGCAGGACCTGGAGACGGCCATGA
- the tal gene encoding transaldolase: MTSPLAELSAAGVSIWLDDLSRDRIVSGGLQKLIEDRNVVGVTTNPTIFAGALAKGASYDKQVSQLAASGASVTDAVFDITTHDVASGCDILRPVYDATAGEDGRVSIEVEPGLAHDAAGTIAQGKELWAKVDRPNVMIKVPATVEGLEAITALTAVGISVNVTLIFSLSRYREVINAYLTGLEQAKDAGVDLAGIRSVASFFVSRVDTEIDKRLDAIGSDEAKALKSKAGVANARLAYQVFEQAFDTERAKGLLAAGANVQRPLWASTGVKDPAVPDTTYVVELVAPNIVNTMPEKTMEATFDHGEIRGDTVTGAYADANEVLDAIDALGVSYDDVTALLEKEGVDKFIVSWNELLDTVSAALEAAR, translated from the coding sequence ATGACCAGCCCCCTCGCAGAACTCTCCGCCGCAGGCGTCAGCATCTGGCTCGACGACCTGTCCCGGGACCGCATCGTCTCAGGCGGTCTGCAGAAGCTCATCGAAGACCGCAACGTCGTCGGTGTCACAACCAACCCCACGATCTTCGCCGGAGCGCTGGCGAAGGGAGCGAGCTACGACAAGCAGGTCTCGCAGCTCGCCGCCTCCGGCGCCAGCGTCACGGATGCCGTCTTCGACATCACGACGCATGACGTGGCATCCGGATGCGACATCCTGCGGCCCGTCTACGACGCCACGGCGGGCGAAGACGGACGCGTCTCGATCGAGGTGGAGCCGGGCCTCGCGCACGACGCCGCAGGCACCATTGCGCAGGGCAAGGAGCTGTGGGCCAAGGTCGACCGCCCCAACGTCATGATCAAGGTGCCCGCGACCGTCGAGGGCCTCGAGGCCATCACGGCGCTGACCGCCGTCGGCATCAGCGTCAACGTCACGCTGATCTTCAGCCTCAGCCGCTACCGCGAGGTCATCAACGCGTACCTCACGGGCCTCGAGCAGGCCAAGGACGCCGGAGTCGACCTCGCGGGCATCCGCTCGGTCGCCTCCTTCTTCGTCTCCCGTGTCGACACCGAGATCGACAAGCGACTCGACGCCATCGGAAGCGACGAGGCGAAGGCACTCAAGAGCAAGGCCGGCGTGGCCAACGCGCGACTCGCCTACCAGGTGTTCGAGCAGGCGTTCGATACCGAGCGTGCCAAGGGCCTGCTGGCGGCCGGCGCCAATGTGCAGCGGCCGCTCTGGGCCTCCACCGGAGTCAAGGACCCCGCCGTCCCGGACACCACCTACGTCGTTGAGCTCGTCGCCCCGAACATCGTCAACACGATGCCGGAGAAGACGATGGAGGCCACCTTCGACCACGGTGAGATCCGCGGCGACACGGTGACCGGAGCGTACGCCGACGCCAACGAGGTGCTCGACGCGATCGACGCGCTCGGCGTCTCCTACGACGACGTCACTGCGCTGCTCGAGAAGGAGGGCGTTGACAAGTTCATCGTCTCCTGGAACGAACTGCTCGACACCGTCAGCGCCGCTCTTGAGGCGGCACGGTGA
- the tkt gene encoding transketolase codes for MAALQWDPIDNQAVDTARILAADAVEKVGNGHPGTAMSLAPAAYLLFQKVMRRDPSDNEWIGRDRFILSVGHSSLTQYVQLYFGGYGLELDDLKALRTWGSKTPGHPEYGHTDGVEITTGPLGQGLASAVGFAYASRFERGLFDPEAAAGTSPFDHFVYVIAGDGDLQEGITSEASSLAGHQQLGNLIAIYDSNQISIEDDTNIAFTEDVQARYEAYGWQVQTVDWKKTGEYHEDIQELNAAIEAAKAESSKPSLIILRTIIGWPAPNKQNTGKIHGSALGADELAATKRALGFDPEKTFEVAPEVIDHTRKALERGAQAHAEWNESFEAWAAANPERKKLLDRVLSGELPEGVDEALPEFEAGKDISTRAASGKVLTELGGVIPELWGGSADLAESNNTTIGGAASFVPAEHSTAEWKGDRYGRVLHFGIREHAMAAILNGIVLHGNTRPFGGTFLIFSDYMRPAVRLAALMKAPSVFVWTHDSVALGEDGPTHQPIEQLATLRAIPGLDVVRPADANEVGWAWKNILARREGPAGIALTRQNIPVFERGDGDAEGETFASAKNVVRGAYVLAEAPGGTPDVILIATGSEVQLAVEAREQLRAEGINARVVSAPSLEWFEEQDSAYRESVLPESVKARVSVEAGIALTWRPYVGDAGRSVSIEHFGASADYKTLFREFGITTEHVVAAAKESLAAAQR; via the coding sequence GTGGCAGCTCTCCAATGGGATCCCATTGACAACCAGGCGGTCGACACGGCCCGTATCCTCGCAGCAGACGCCGTCGAGAAGGTCGGCAACGGCCACCCCGGCACCGCGATGTCGCTCGCGCCTGCGGCCTATCTGCTCTTCCAGAAGGTCATGCGTCGTGACCCGTCCGACAACGAATGGATCGGTCGCGACCGCTTCATCCTCTCGGTCGGGCACTCCTCGCTGACGCAGTACGTTCAGCTCTATTTCGGCGGCTACGGCCTCGAACTCGACGACCTGAAGGCACTGCGCACCTGGGGCTCGAAGACACCGGGTCACCCCGAGTACGGTCACACCGATGGCGTCGAGATCACGACCGGTCCTCTCGGCCAGGGTCTCGCGTCCGCCGTCGGCTTCGCCTACGCGTCGCGCTTCGAGCGCGGCCTGTTCGATCCCGAGGCTGCAGCAGGCACGAGCCCCTTCGACCACTTCGTCTACGTCATCGCCGGCGACGGCGACCTGCAGGAGGGCATCACGAGCGAGGCATCCTCGCTCGCCGGCCACCAGCAGCTCGGCAATCTGATCGCCATCTACGACAGCAATCAGATCTCCATCGAGGACGACACCAACATCGCCTTCACCGAAGACGTGCAGGCCCGCTACGAGGCCTACGGCTGGCAGGTCCAGACCGTCGACTGGAAGAAGACGGGCGAGTACCACGAGGACATCCAGGAGCTGAACGCGGCCATCGAGGCCGCGAAGGCAGAGTCCTCCAAGCCCTCGCTGATCATCCTGCGCACCATCATCGGATGGCCGGCACCGAACAAGCAGAACACCGGCAAGATCCATGGCTCCGCACTGGGCGCCGACGAGCTGGCAGCCACCAAGCGTGCGCTCGGTTTCGACCCGGAGAAGACCTTCGAGGTCGCCCCCGAGGTCATCGACCACACCCGCAAGGCGCTTGAGCGTGGCGCTCAGGCGCACGCGGAGTGGAACGAGTCGTTCGAAGCCTGGGCCGCAGCCAACCCGGAGCGCAAGAAGCTCCTCGACCGGGTCCTCTCAGGCGAGCTCCCCGAGGGCGTCGATGAGGCCCTCCCCGAGTTCGAAGCGGGCAAGGACATCTCGACGCGCGCAGCATCCGGCAAGGTACTCACAGAGCTCGGCGGTGTCATCCCCGAGCTCTGGGGCGGATCGGCCGACCTGGCGGAGTCGAACAACACCACGATCGGCGGCGCCGCATCCTTCGTGCCGGCCGAGCACTCCACGGCCGAGTGGAAGGGCGACCGCTACGGTCGCGTTCTGCACTTCGGCATCCGCGAGCACGCGATGGCGGCCATCCTCAACGGCATCGTGCTGCACGGCAACACCCGCCCCTTCGGCGGTACGTTCCTGATCTTCAGCGACTACATGCGTCCGGCTGTGCGCCTGGCGGCACTCATGAAGGCACCCTCGGTGTTCGTCTGGACCCACGACTCCGTCGCCCTCGGCGAGGACGGCCCGACCCACCAGCCGATCGAGCAGCTTGCGACGCTCCGCGCCATCCCCGGTCTCGATGTCGTGCGTCCCGCCGACGCCAACGAGGTGGGCTGGGCTTGGAAGAACATCCTCGCCCGCCGCGAAGGCCCGGCCGGAATCGCACTCACGCGACAGAACATCCCCGTGTTCGAGCGTGGCGACGGCGATGCGGAGGGCGAGACGTTCGCCTCGGCCAAGAACGTCGTTCGCGGTGCCTATGTTCTCGCTGAGGCTCCTGGTGGGACCCCCGACGTCATCCTGATCGCCACGGGTTCCGAGGTGCAGCTCGCCGTCGAGGCGCGCGAGCAGCTGAGGGCCGAGGGTATCAACGCCCGCGTCGTGTCGGCTCCGAGCCTCGAGTGGTTCGAGGAGCAGGACTCCGCATACCGTGAGTCGGTGCTGCCGGAGTCCGTCAAGGCGCGAGTCTCCGTCGAGGCTGGCATCGCGCTCACCTGGCGCCCCTACGTCGGCGACGCCGGCCGTAGCGTCTCGATCGAGCACTTCGGCGCATCCGCCGACTACAAGACCCTGTTCCGAGAGTTCGGCATCACGACCGAGCATGTGGTCGCAGCGGCGAAGGAATCACTCGCCGCAGCACAGCGTTAA
- the secG gene encoding preprotein translocase subunit SecG, whose amino-acid sequence MEILQVIFQVVLGITSLLLTLLILLHRGRGGGLSDMFGGGVTSNLGASGVAERNLNRFTVILGLIWLTCIVVLGLITKFDSAI is encoded by the coding sequence GTGGAAATTCTCCAGGTAATCTTCCAGGTTGTGCTGGGTATCACCAGTCTCCTGCTGACCCTGCTCATCCTGCTGCACCGTGGTCGGGGCGGCGGCCTCTCGGACATGTTCGGCGGTGGCGTCACCTCAAACCTTGGCGCTTCGGGTGTGGCGGAGCGCAACCTCAACCGCTTCACCGTCATCCTCGGACTGATCTGGCTGACTTGCATCGTCGTGCTGGGCCTGATCACCAAGTTCGACTCGGCTATCTAG